In one window of Halobacteriovorax sp. HLS DNA:
- a CDS encoding RodZ family helix-turn-helix domain-containing protein → MEKSKNYYDVLEISNQANQEDIQQGYIRAKNAYSQDSLALYSIMTKDECDQILNLIEEAYSIISDPMKRQQYDEARGLNKDFNYYTPNTSTVLNQRSDSADSKLDKALGTSEKPSGESMTKIVATKKYSLAYEENPEMEEKISQATEFTGEFLREIREYKKVDIIRMAEMTKVSKTYLKYIEDEAINKLPALVYVRGFVFQYAKCLKLNPDIIATSYLNRIKELKG, encoded by the coding sequence TTGGAAAAGTCAAAGAATTACTACGATGTACTTGAAATCTCAAATCAAGCAAATCAGGAAGATATCCAACAAGGATATATCAGAGCAAAGAATGCTTACTCACAAGATTCATTAGCACTCTACTCTATTATGACAAAGGATGAGTGTGACCAAATTCTTAATCTTATAGAAGAAGCTTATAGTATTATTAGTGATCCAATGAAGAGACAGCAATATGATGAAGCAAGAGGTCTCAATAAAGATTTTAATTACTATACTCCAAACACATCTACTGTTCTCAATCAAAGATCGGACTCTGCTGATTCTAAACTAGACAAGGCGCTTGGAACTAGCGAGAAGCCTTCTGGTGAAAGTATGACTAAGATAGTTGCGACAAAGAAATATTCTCTTGCCTATGAAGAAAATCCAGAGATGGAAGAGAAAATTTCTCAAGCGACTGAGTTCACGGGAGAATTCTTAAGAGAGATTAGAGAGTATAAGAAAGTAGATATTATTAGAATGGCAGAGATGACAAAAGTATCTAAGACTTATTTAAAGTATATTGAAGATGAAGCTATAAATAAGCTTCCGGCCCTTGTTTATGTAAGAGGATTCGTTTTTCAATATGCTAAATGTTTAAAGCTAAATCCTGATATTATAGCAACATCATATCTTAATAGAATTAAAGAACTCAAAGGTTAG
- a CDS encoding LON peptidase substrate-binding domain-containing protein, with amino-acid sequence METFQIAVLPIPNVVFFPYTSLPVYIVEPVYAQMIKDCVENGKEVAISKALNLEHLNMKGRYSPSKICGAGTPIILNETEDGTLKILIKGTRKVRLVNVEQNLPYLIYQAELFADKVESEKFHGPQIENLKTLLDNWLLESVPDSFERESFSKSLSSIYHVVDYICMFLVHDPDLRQLLLENNSMFERIQLLSSLFNNPHQFSERPIVVDAIKCYEEIEKTSRVAH; translated from the coding sequence ATGGAAACATTTCAAATAGCCGTACTTCCCATTCCTAATGTTGTGTTCTTTCCTTACACATCATTACCAGTCTACATCGTGGAGCCCGTGTATGCACAGATGATTAAAGACTGTGTAGAAAATGGTAAAGAGGTCGCTATTAGCAAGGCCCTTAATCTAGAACATTTGAATATGAAAGGTCGCTATAGCCCATCAAAAATATGTGGTGCAGGAACTCCAATAATTTTAAATGAAACTGAAGATGGAACTTTAAAAATACTAATCAAGGGAACTAGAAAAGTTAGACTTGTAAACGTTGAACAAAATCTTCCTTACCTAATTTATCAAGCAGAACTCTTTGCGGATAAAGTAGAATCTGAAAAATTCCATGGTCCTCAAATAGAGAACCTAAAAACTCTACTAGACAACTGGTTACTTGAAAGTGTGCCTGACTCCTTCGAAAGAGAGTCATTTAGTAAGTCGTTAAGTTCTATTTATCATGTTGTAGATTATATCTGCATGTTTCTTGTTCATGATCCAGACCTAAGACAACTTCTTCTTGAAAATAATTCGATGTTTGAAAGAATACAACTATTAAGTTCTTTATTTAACAATCCTCATCAATTTTCAGAGCGACCAATAGTTGTAGACGCTATAAAGTGCTATGAGGAGATCGAAAAGACCTCCAGAGTGGCCCACTAA
- a CDS encoding thioredoxin domain-containing protein: protein MDKKSFYKDSSFNMQILMGVIATAMIAVSIYLTNHYFQVKFPTSITEASGICNINSFFNCDTTTNSPLSNIAGVPISLFGILMGVFIFAGFLFKNEETEKTNHLILLVNAIGCFVLFLYSLIALGGLCPMCTIYYILSWLAAFLFFKFSSHKGIDPKTIGIYAVVALISSGLLYKNVSDKESYNSKIADSLLKQYWGLPNLGNPAEDSKFRIVSASENFSDAPLQITFFSDFQCPACKALSNNTHQIINKYKGKINIQYMFYPLDHNCNPSMQRPLHTLACQGAYLASCLPTKFAKVHDDIFNNQESLTLDWLQSYAKKEGVLECMQSAETKKSVQDIIAASSPFNIRSTPTMLVNGVKIEGVLPLSQLYIILDDILKKSGK, encoded by the coding sequence GTGGATAAGAAGTCCTTTTACAAAGACAGCTCATTTAATATGCAGATACTTATGGGAGTAATTGCAACAGCTATGATTGCAGTCTCAATTTACTTAACGAATCACTACTTTCAAGTAAAGTTTCCAACGAGTATCACTGAAGCATCAGGTATTTGTAATATTAACTCCTTCTTTAATTGTGATACTACGACAAACTCTCCTCTATCGAATATTGCAGGTGTTCCAATCTCTTTGTTTGGTATACTGATGGGTGTTTTTATTTTCGCAGGTTTTCTATTTAAAAATGAAGAAACCGAAAAAACAAACCACTTAATACTCCTTGTGAATGCTATTGGATGCTTTGTTCTATTTCTATACTCATTGATCGCACTTGGCGGCCTATGCCCAATGTGTACGATTTATTACATTCTTTCTTGGTTAGCAGCTTTCCTATTTTTCAAGTTTAGTTCTCACAAAGGAATTGACCCTAAGACCATAGGAATTTATGCTGTAGTTGCTTTAATAAGCTCGGGACTTCTTTATAAGAATGTAAGTGACAAAGAGAGCTACAACTCAAAAATCGCAGACAGCCTTTTAAAGCAGTATTGGGGATTACCTAATTTAGGAAACCCAGCAGAAGACTCAAAGTTTCGTATTGTTTCAGCCTCTGAAAATTTCTCAGATGCTCCACTACAAATTACATTCTTCTCTGATTTTCAGTGTCCTGCATGTAAAGCATTATCGAATAACACTCATCAAATAATTAACAAGTATAAGGGTAAGATTAATATTCAATATATGTTCTATCCTCTAGACCATAATTGTAACCCGTCAATGCAAAGGCCACTACATACTCTTGCTTGCCAAGGAGCTTACCTAGCGAGCTGTTTACCAACTAAATTTGCTAAGGTACACGATGATATCTTTAATAACCAAGAATCCCTTACACTAGATTGGCTTCAAAGTTACGCAAAGAAAGAAGGCGTTTTAGAGTGTATGCAAAGCGCAGAAACGAAGAAATCTGTACAAGATATTATAGCGGCTTCTTCTCCTTTTAATATTAGGTCGACGCCAACAATGTTAGTAAATGGAGTTAAGATTGAAGGTGTACTTCCACTAAGCCAACTTTACATAATTCTAGATGATATCTTAAAGAAATCTGGAAAATAA
- a CDS encoding family 14 glycosylhydrolase, protein MQQPLRVIKIIAYIHLTLLSLAINAAKFTPVVKATSAINNFDTSEDQSWVEFDERLKQMKEIGVNSVATEIWWGVVEKSDNNFDWSYYEKVSNLIIKNGLKWIPTISFHSCEPSLELNCNISVPSWIWTKYNNEELALDSNSLKYLDELGNASVSSVSVWATQIVLNDYKDFIISFADRFSSIANSIEEINLGIGPNGEVRYPKSFSNDDQKIVLNQAHSKLAKQSFINFVKNKYKTIENISSVWGNELTTFENIQTPLSKVLLENNTLLSQYSKDFYEWYNQSLIDHVQLVVTTAVRELNKDDSPFKNKPIGTKVPNVPEISKQHRLAELNAGLIRIDTNYLDANPALSYTDLIKSFTTIKELTKYQSFNFTYTGLEKSDQNQDGNLTSRAKTLVIAISELSKSNNIPIKGENTSASTLGSNSSWDNMWSAIQNAQYSGLTINRLEKISSNPLALDFLNWIIDNTKNETID, encoded by the coding sequence ATGCAACAACCATTAAGGGTAATAAAAATTATCGCTTATATTCACCTTACGCTTCTAAGCTTGGCCATAAACGCCGCGAAGTTCACACCTGTTGTAAAAGCAACTTCGGCAATTAATAATTTTGATACATCTGAAGATCAATCATGGGTTGAATTTGATGAACGCTTAAAGCAGATGAAAGAGATTGGAGTAAACTCTGTAGCTACTGAGATTTGGTGGGGAGTTGTTGAAAAGAGCGATAATAATTTTGATTGGTCTTACTATGAAAAGGTTTCTAATTTAATTATAAAAAATGGTCTTAAATGGATACCTACAATTTCATTTCATAGTTGTGAACCTAGCTTAGAATTAAATTGTAATATTTCGGTACCGAGCTGGATCTGGACTAAATATAATAACGAAGAGCTAGCTCTGGATAGCAATTCATTAAAGTACCTAGATGAATTGGGTAATGCTTCTGTTTCATCAGTTTCTGTTTGGGCAACACAAATTGTATTAAATGATTACAAGGATTTTATAATCTCATTTGCTGATCGTTTTTCAAGTATTGCTAATAGCATAGAAGAAATTAACTTAGGAATTGGACCAAATGGAGAGGTACGCTATCCAAAGTCTTTTAGTAATGATGATCAAAAAATTGTGCTCAACCAAGCGCATTCAAAACTTGCAAAGCAGTCATTTATCAACTTCGTAAAGAATAAATATAAGACTATAGAGAATATAAGTAGTGTCTGGGGCAATGAACTTACAACATTTGAAAATATTCAAACACCTTTATCAAAGGTCCTATTGGAAAATAACACTCTTCTTTCTCAGTACTCTAAAGATTTTTACGAATGGTATAATCAATCATTAATAGATCACGTACAGTTAGTCGTAACTACTGCAGTTAGGGAACTTAACAAAGATGACTCTCCTTTCAAGAATAAACCTATTGGAACTAAAGTTCCTAATGTTCCTGAAATAAGTAAGCAACACAGATTGGCCGAGCTAAATGCAGGACTCATAAGAATTGACACTAATTACTTAGATGCTAACCCTGCACTATCTTACACGGACTTAATAAAATCTTTTACGACTATAAAAGAGCTCACGAAATATCAAAGCTTTAATTTTACATATACTGGACTAGAAAAAAGTGATCAGAATCAAGATGGAAACTTAACTTCAAGGGCCAAGACCTTAGTTATAGCTATCTCTGAATTATCAAAATCTAATAATATACCTATCAAAGGTGAAAATACATCTGCTAGTACTCTTGGCTCAAACTCATCTTGGGATAATATGTGGAGCGCTATTCAAAATGCTCAGTATTCAGGTTTAACAATTAATAGACTTGAGAAGATTTCGTCAAATCCTCTCGCTCTAGACTTCTTAAACTGGATTATCGACAATACAAAGAACGAGACTATAGATTAA
- a CDS encoding RluA family pseudouridine synthase, whose protein sequence is MTAGDDGEKFTFVITEQDKNEFKRLDQYLASKLKDQSRSYIKMIFEQGLITAKNNKKKIELKKFPEVGCELTVIIPTPRSADAQPEDIPIEILFEDEHLIIINKAAGMVVHPAPGNYTGTLVNAILHHCKDLQGVGDQKRPGIVHRLDKGTSGVMVVAKNQKTHEGLVKLFSTHDIERKYECVAMGKKFDESGVLKSTIGRHPQNRLKMSIESKDGKNAITYYKVITQFSKVAHLEMTLETGRTHQIRVHLSQLLNRPIMCDPLYSNPKENLQRVGKNIAAIIGNYEFPFLHAKLLGFVHPITKEKMLFETPPPEIFQKVLEGLRLE, encoded by the coding sequence GTGACTGCTGGTGATGATGGGGAGAAATTTACTTTTGTTATCACAGAGCAGGACAAGAACGAGTTTAAACGTTTAGATCAATACCTTGCTTCAAAGCTGAAAGATCAAAGTAGATCATATATCAAAATGATTTTTGAGCAAGGTCTCATAACAGCTAAAAATAATAAGAAAAAAATTGAGCTTAAGAAGTTTCCTGAAGTAGGTTGTGAACTAACTGTTATTATCCCTACTCCACGCTCAGCAGACGCTCAACCAGAAGATATACCTATCGAAATACTCTTTGAAGATGAGCACTTAATCATTATAAATAAAGCCGCAGGTATGGTAGTTCATCCAGCACCAGGTAATTATACAGGAACTTTAGTTAATGCAATTCTACATCATTGCAAAGACCTACAAGGCGTCGGTGATCAAAAAAGGCCTGGTATAGTCCATCGTCTTGATAAAGGAACTTCCGGTGTAATGGTTGTAGCAAAGAATCAGAAAACTCATGAAGGCCTAGTTAAACTTTTTTCTACACACGATATTGAAAGAAAATATGAATGTGTGGCCATGGGAAAAAAATTTGATGAGTCTGGAGTATTAAAATCAACGATTGGTAGACATCCTCAAAATAGATTAAAAATGTCCATTGAATCTAAAGATGGAAAGAATGCCATTACCTACTACAAAGTTATAACACAATTTTCTAAAGTTGCTCACCTTGAAATGACTCTAGAGACAGGTAGAACTCATCAGATAAGGGTTCACCTAAGTCAGCTACTTAATCGCCCTATAATGTGCGATCCTCTGTATAGTAATCCTAAAGAAAATCTGCAAAGAGTTGGAAAAAATATCGCTGCTATTATTGGTAACTATGAATTTCCATTTCTACATGCAAAACTTCTTGGTTTTGTTCACCCAATAACTAAAGAGAAAATGTTATTTGAAACACCTCCTCCTGAAATCTTTCAAAAGGTTTTAGAAGGTTTGAGGTTAGAATAA
- a CDS encoding diacylglycerol/polyprenol kinase family protein: protein MSTEIENQTFALRSDLHIVRKIWHMGTGCIGLFAYSHFDLSAKTMSWGLLTLAIVAILVEITRLKVSAVNRVVLKLMKPFLRDSEKNSMSGFPFYALGVALSFLLFDEKIAVLSSLFLIFADPICSFFGVLYGKDKIFGNKSMQGAMAGFIICYAITFLYGGYYYQPGLELLVFSIIVGLVGAVSELCSVFIDDNLSIPVVSGLGITLVNNLIPIL from the coding sequence ATGAGTACTGAAATAGAAAACCAAACATTTGCACTTAGAAGTGATTTACATATTGTTAGAAAGATATGGCACATGGGTACAGGCTGTATTGGACTCTTTGCTTACTCTCACTTTGACTTAAGTGCTAAGACTATGTCTTGGGGGCTTTTGACTTTGGCCATCGTAGCAATTCTTGTCGAAATCACCAGACTTAAAGTTTCTGCTGTTAATCGTGTTGTATTAAAATTAATGAAGCCTTTTTTAAGAGACTCTGAAAAGAATTCTATGAGTGGCTTTCCATTCTACGCACTAGGCGTTGCACTTTCATTTTTATTATTTGATGAAAAGATTGCAGTTCTCTCTTCGCTCTTTCTTATTTTTGCTGATCCAATATGCTCATTCTTTGGGGTTCTTTATGGTAAAGATAAGATTTTTGGAAACAAATCCATGCAAGGGGCGATGGCCGGATTTATCATTTGCTATGCTATTACTTTTCTCTATGGAGGCTACTATTACCAACCAGGATTGGAGTTATTAGTTTTTAGTATAATAGTTGGTCTTGTTGGCGCAGTCTCTGAGCTTTGCAGTGTCTTTATCGATGATAATCTTTCTATTCCAGTTGTTTCGGGATTGGGAATAACTCTTGTAAATAATCTCATTCCGATTCTTTAG
- a CDS encoding polyphenol oxidase family protein, producing MPKKTFSKNIAGFTYEVWNDRPTDLDLICVDQVHSNGIYHYSDESSKNNADAIISNNKNDILAIRTADCLPIVLIGDHEFALVHAGWRGLQSEILLQDRLKELKPQYAFIGPHIRVEQYEVGEDFKQNFPKSTHFLDRQGKIHFNMLAMAQEQLSSNYHGIIIEDSALDTFTNEDFHSYRRGDLLQRNWNILKYN from the coding sequence ATGCCAAAGAAAACTTTTTCAAAAAATATTGCTGGATTCACATATGAAGTATGGAACGATAGACCTACTGACCTAGATTTAATTTGCGTAGATCAAGTTCACTCAAATGGAATTTATCATTATAGTGATGAGTCTTCTAAAAATAATGCTGACGCCATTATCTCAAACAATAAGAATGATATTTTAGCAATTAGAACCGCTGATTGCTTACCAATAGTTCTCATTGGAGATCACGAATTCGCACTTGTTCACGCTGGTTGGAGAGGACTTCAAAGTGAAATACTTCTGCAAGATCGTCTCAAAGAACTTAAGCCTCAATATGCATTTATAGGCCCTCATATCCGAGTAGAACAGTACGAGGTTGGAGAAGACTTTAAACAAAATTTTCCTAAATCTACTCATTTCTTAGATAGACAAGGCAAAATTCATTTTAATATGCTCGCCATGGCCCAAGAACAATTGAGTTCAAACTATCATGGCATTATAATAGAAGACAGCGCTCTCGACACTTTCACTAATGAAGATTTTCATAGTTATCGAAGAGGCGATTTATTGCAAAGAAATTGGAATATTTTAAAATATAATTAG
- a CDS encoding AAA family ATPase, which yields MQNTTEDLHSKIDSTRKTKIWAIGGGKGGVGKSLVTANLSICLALMGYKVVTIDLDLGGANLHTCLGVPIPDKTLSDYLTKKVRTLNELLTSTPIENLSIISGAQDDIGIANLKQMQKAKIISKMTELDADYVLFDLGAGTTFNTLDFFISADQGILTALPEPTSIENTYRFIKSVYHRKLNMVEDLLEIGPLIDQAMNAKISQNSTPADLIARVIEINPEMGHKLKMEIEKLSPKLIINQVRTQADIDIGFSMKIICRKYFGINLDYVGFLDYDATVWQSVKRRRPLLMEFPNSTLVNNFDKIVHRLLNIS from the coding sequence ATGCAAAACACAACTGAAGACTTACATAGTAAAATAGACTCTACGCGAAAGACAAAAATCTGGGCGATTGGAGGCGGAAAAGGTGGCGTTGGAAAAAGTTTGGTTACGGCCAACTTATCTATCTGCCTCGCCTTAATGGGTTACAAAGTTGTAACCATCGATCTTGATCTAGGTGGAGCAAATCTACATACATGCCTAGGCGTACCTATTCCTGATAAAACATTATCAGATTATCTTACAAAGAAAGTTAGAACTTTAAATGAACTTCTAACATCTACTCCAATTGAAAACCTTTCCATCATAAGTGGTGCTCAGGATGATATTGGAATAGCTAACCTTAAGCAGATGCAAAAAGCAAAGATCATAAGTAAAATGACTGAGCTAGATGCTGATTATGTACTATTTGATTTAGGGGCGGGAACGACATTCAACACTCTTGATTTCTTTATATCAGCAGATCAAGGTATTCTTACTGCACTTCCTGAGCCGACTAGTATAGAAAACACGTACCGATTTATTAAAAGTGTTTATCATAGAAAGCTAAATATGGTGGAAGACTTACTTGAAATTGGCCCTCTAATTGACCAGGCCATGAATGCAAAGATCTCTCAAAACTCAACTCCTGCAGATCTCATTGCGAGAGTAATTGAGATAAATCCTGAGATGGGACATAAATTGAAGATGGAGATAGAGAAGCTATCCCCAAAACTCATTATCAATCAAGTCAGAACACAAGCAGATATAGACATTGGATTTTCTATGAAAATCATTTGCCGTAAATACTTTGGTATCAATCTCGATTACGTTGGTTTTTTAGATTACGATGCAACAGTCTGGCAAAGTGTAAAAAGAAGGCGTCCATTACTAATGGAATTTCCAAACTCTACACTTGTAAATAACTTCGATAAAATTGTTCATAGATTATTAAATATTTCTTAA
- a CDS encoding TatD family hydrolase, whose translation MSKKRREIPIFDFPIIETHCHLDYLKDKELQETLDVSFKHGIEKIITISVSPNNLDTVIDLSTKHENIYCTQGIHPHEARLWNQQVRQQILENLSFEKVVAVGEIGLDYYYNKSPREIQIEAFKEQLEIAIEKDLPVVIHTRDADEDTIEILSDMAPRLKKKGVIHSFTSSIELARVALDLGFHLGFNGIITFKTAQNVRDVLEICPIERVLLETDAPFLTPVPYRGKENAPYYLPFIAEFVAQTKDIELETVLKSCYQSSKSLFSI comes from the coding sequence ATGAGTAAGAAACGTAGAGAGATTCCAATATTTGACTTTCCTATCATTGAGACTCACTGTCATTTAGACTATCTCAAAGATAAGGAACTTCAAGAAACTCTCGACGTTTCTTTCAAACATGGCATAGAAAAAATTATCACTATATCCGTCTCTCCTAATAACTTAGACACTGTGATTGATCTTAGTACAAAACATGAAAATATCTATTGTACTCAAGGCATACATCCTCATGAAGCAAGATTGTGGAATCAGCAAGTAAGACAGCAGATTCTTGAGAATCTTTCATTTGAGAAAGTTGTAGCTGTTGGAGAAATTGGGCTTGATTACTACTATAACAAATCTCCAAGAGAAATTCAGATCGAAGCATTTAAAGAACAATTAGAAATCGCTATAGAAAAGGATTTACCTGTAGTAATTCATACTAGAGATGCCGATGAAGACACCATTGAAATTCTCAGTGACATGGCCCCTCGCCTTAAGAAAAAAGGAGTTATTCATAGCTTCACCTCTTCAATTGAGCTTGCTAGAGTTGCCCTTGATTTAGGTTTTCACTTGGGCTTTAACGGAATTATAACTTTTAAGACTGCCCAGAACGTAAGGGACGTTCTGGAGATCTGTCCTATTGAAAGAGTTCTACTTGAAACCGATGCACCCTTTCTTACTCCCGTTCCCTACAGGGGTAAAGAGAATGCTCCTTACTACCTTCCATTTATTGCAGAGTTTGTTGCTCAAACTAAAGATATTGAGCTAGAAACAGTATTAAAGAGTTGTTATCAAAGCTCTAAGTCCTTATTTTCCATATGA
- a CDS encoding ABC transporter substrate-binding protein: MRLLIFFLFISLNSHAVQFNKYQLNYVVLEKTAEPFQIINGHKDGLITDIINEINKEINYTNKINTITLPFLRALKVMEENNDLRWISYGAKEWSTIQSKLLSKEPLFKVEHKLVTRKNFRFKKIEDLFGKRIALISGFNYPGIEKYIKNKKIDVLIVSTHASALKAVKIKRADAFPEILLRVKHHITKEKLNIKDYEFHNFNKYIGSYNFHLAFSKGMKGQIDKYDSAIRKLRKDGKIKKIIWNYLR, encoded by the coding sequence ATGAGATTACTAATTTTCTTTCTATTCATTTCTTTAAATAGTCATGCGGTACAATTTAACAAGTATCAACTCAACTATGTTGTTCTTGAAAAAACAGCTGAGCCTTTCCAAATAATTAATGGCCATAAAGATGGACTCATAACAGACATCATTAATGAGATAAATAAAGAAATTAATTATACAAATAAAATTAATACAATTACGCTTCCGTTTCTAAGGGCCTTAAAAGTTATGGAAGAAAATAATGATCTTAGATGGATCTCCTATGGAGCAAAAGAATGGTCAACGATTCAAAGTAAGCTCCTATCAAAAGAGCCATTATTCAAGGTAGAACACAAACTTGTAACAAGAAAGAACTTTCGTTTTAAAAAAATTGAAGACCTATTTGGAAAGAGAATCGCTCTTATAAGTGGTTTTAATTATCCCGGAATCGAAAAGTATATTAAGAATAAGAAAATTGATGTACTAATTGTTTCAACTCATGCCAGTGCCCTTAAGGCCGTTAAAATAAAGAGGGCCGATGCATTTCCTGAGATTTTACTGCGTGTGAAACATCACATAACGAAAGAAAAGTTAAATATCAAAGATTACGAATTTCACAATTTTAATAAATATATTGGTAGTTATAACTTTCATCTAGCCTTTTCAAAAGGAATGAAAGGACAAATAGATAAGTATGATTCGGCAATAAGAAAATTGCGCAAAGATGGTAAGATTAAGAAAATTATTTGGAATTACTTGCGCTAG
- a CDS encoding class I mannose-6-phosphate isomerase: MKSIIPLKPFASRKIWGGNLLQELKGLESLDGQLPIGETWEVSAHPDGPSSSKIGSLDKISSLTEIPYLLKLIETSDNLSVQVHPNDAYAKKHEQQKGKSECWLILDSQKNCGIFLGIKSSVTKEAFEKALKEGDDLSELMNFYPTKKGDFFYVPAGTAHAIGKGVFLAEVQQCSDVTYRVWDWNRVDKDGKSRELHIDKALEVIRFDEEFNYPVNFKIQNNIFQHEKIKLLDIEDFSLFSYKLSGEVELKLDDKFGSIFVLSGEIEVEKDSEAHSCNEYEAILLPLTGSKKIKVRGSGNFLFVR, encoded by the coding sequence ATGAAGTCGATTATCCCATTGAAACCATTTGCTTCCCGAAAAATTTGGGGAGGAAATTTACTGCAAGAGCTCAAGGGGCTCGAATCTCTTGATGGACAGTTGCCCATAGGTGAAACTTGGGAAGTCTCTGCTCATCCAGATGGTCCATCATCAAGCAAAATAGGAAGCCTAGATAAGATCTCTAGTCTTACCGAAATACCGTATCTTTTAAAGTTAATTGAAACAAGTGACAATCTTTCAGTCCAGGTTCATCCAAATGATGCTTACGCTAAGAAGCACGAGCAACAAAAAGGAAAGTCTGAGTGTTGGTTGATTCTTGATTCTCAAAAGAATTGTGGAATTTTCTTAGGGATTAAGTCCTCTGTCACGAAAGAAGCTTTTGAGAAGGCCTTAAAAGAGGGAGACGATTTATCTGAATTGATGAATTTTTATCCAACGAAGAAAGGTGACTTTTTCTATGTTCCAGCAGGAACTGCTCACGCAATAGGAAAGGGTGTTTTTCTTGCAGAGGTTCAACAATGCTCTGATGTTACCTATCGTGTTTGGGATTGGAATCGTGTTGATAAAGATGGGAAATCAAGAGAGCTTCATATAGATAAGGCCCTAGAAGTTATTCGATTTGATGAAGAATTTAATTACCCTGTTAATTTTAAAATCCAAAATAATATTTTTCAGCATGAGAAAATTAAGCTTTTAGATATTGAGGATTTCTCTTTATTTTCTTACAAACTATCTGGTGAAGTAGAGCTAAAATTAGATGATAAGTTTGGATCTATCTTCGTTCTGTCTGGTGAAATTGAAGTTGAAAAAGATAGTGAGGCTCACTCTTGCAATGAGTATGAGGCGATATTACTTCCTTTAACAGGAAGTAAAAAAATTAAAGTAAGAGGAAGTGGAAACTTTCTCTTTGTAAGGTAA